In the genome of Natronomonas salina, the window CGGACTCCGTGATCAGGAACTTGTACTCCCGGTCGCGGATATCGACCCGGAGGCCGAGCTGGTTCTTCCGGAGGTCGGCTATGGCCCGACCGAACACGCCGTCGTCCAGGACGCCCTCGCCGTGGACGACCCCGTTCTCGACGGGGCCGTCGTGGCCGTAGAAGCCGACCTTCCAGGGCGTCGGGTCCTCGAGGTCGAGCCAGAAGGAGTCGAGGTCGACCGCCGCCCGGGAGACGTCCGCGCCGAAGCGGTCGCCGAGGAGGTCGAAGGCGAACGTCCCGTCACTGCTGCCGACGGCGGCGAACTCGTCGCCGACGGTGAGGAACTCCGTGTGAGCCGTCTCGACGGCCGCGTCCCGAGAGACCGTGATGCCGCCGGTCGAGAGCGACACCGACTCCGTCTCGGCCACGTCCTCCCTGGCGGCCCGTCCCATCGTGATGTCGAGGCCGTTCGGCGTGCGCTTCACCCGCTGGACGTCCACCATCGCATCCAGTTCGACCCCCTCCTCCTCGCGCGTCAGCGAGAACGAGTCGATGCGTCCCAGCCCACCGTCGATCCGCCCGATCACACCACGCTTCATGCCGCCGGCTACCGCAACCCACCAAATAAACGTCTCGGAACCCGCCGACCGTGGTCGAATCCGGTGGGTGAACTACCCGTCGGCGACCGACTCGACCGAGGGCTCGGGGTCAGGAGTCCTCGTACTCGGCGAGCCGCGAGTCGGAGGTGAGCACCGCCTTCGTCTCGTCCATCGGCACCGAGAGGCTGATCTCCTTGGTGCGGCCGTAGCGGCCCTTCGAGACGACGACGGCGTTGACGATGCCGAGCATGTCGAGTTCGCTGATGAGGTCGGTTACCCGCCGCTGGGTGAGCACGTCGGCGTCGACCTCCTCGCAGATGCGCTTGTAGACGTTGAAGACCTCGCCGGTGTTGATGTTCTCCTCGCCCTCCTCCTCGAGGGTGATGATCGACAGCAGGATGAGCTTCGACTGCTGGGGGAGCGTCCGGACGGCCTCGACGATGCGGTTCAGTTCGATCTTCTCCTGGGCCTCCCGGACGTGGTGTTCGTAGACCAGTTCGTCCTGGGAGCGCTCGGCGAGTTCGCCGGCGGTCCGGAGCAGGTCGAGGGCGCGGCGGGCGTCGCCGTGCTCCTGGGCGGCGAACGCCGAGCACAGCGGGATGACCTCCTCGGAGAGCACCTCGTCCTTGAAGGCGATGTCGGCGCGCTGCCGCAGGATGTCGGTGAGCTGCTCGGCGTCGTACGGCGGGAAGACGATCTCCTCCTCGCCGAGGCTCGACTTGACCCGGGGGTCGAGGAACTCGGTGAACTTCAGGTCGTTCGAGATGCCGATGATCGAGACCCGGGAGTTCTCCAGGTCGGAGTTCATCCGCGAGAGGTTGTAGAGGGTGTCGTCGCCGGACTTCTCGACGAGCTTGTCGATCTCGTCGAGCATGATGACCACGACGCGCTGGTAGAAGTCGACGGCCTCGAAGAACTCGCTGTAGACGCGGTCGGTCGGCCACCCCGTCATCGGGACGGTCTCCTGGGACTCCCGATAGGACTCCAGTTCCCGAATCCGCTCTCTCGCTGCCTGCGGCGACTCGTAGCCGCGCTCCGAGAGTTCCTCGCTGGCTTCCGATTCGAGGAGTTCTTCGAGCGTCTCGATCTCCGACTCGAGCCGCTGGAGGTTGTCCTCGATGAACTGGTTGGCCAGCTGGGCGAGCACCCGGTACTGCGTGTCGGTGACCTCGCAGTTGATGTACTCGACCTCGCAGGGGACCGGGTAGTCCTTCGAGGTCTGCTTGAGCTCCTGGCTGACGAACCGGGCGCTGGCGGTCTTGCCGGTCCCCGTCTTCCCGTAGACGAGGATGTTCGAGGGCGTGTCGCCGCGGAGGGCGGAGACGAGGATGGTCGCGATGTCGTTGATCTGGTCGTTCCGGTGGGGGAGCTGATTGGGCGTGTAGGAGGGCCGCAGGACCTCCTTCTGGTCGAAGATGGGCTCGCCGCTCAGCAACTCGTCGAAGAGGCCGGAGTCGTCGGTCCCCTCGAGGTCGACCTCGTCCGGGTCGCCACCGGCGTCGAGGTCCTCGAAGAGCCCCCGGTCGAGGTCGGCGTCGACGTCCGCCGACGCACTCGTCTCCTCGGCGCCGGCGGCCCGGTCCTGGGACTCGCCGTCGCCGTCGACGGAGTCGATGTTGGGTCGCGGTTCCTGGTTGTCGTCCATGTATCACCTTCGCCTGCGGGAGGTCGTTCGTCCAGCGCGGCCCCTCGTCGCACCTGTACCGCCCCATCAGCGGTATTCTACGTAGTCACGACGCATGCAATGGAGTGTGATAAAGCCTTCCGTAGATTATCTGAGAAAAGACCCGCCTACCCCGTCCTGGCCTCCAGCGGCCGGAATCTGCGGTCGACCGTCGAGTCACCGCAGGTGAGTCCGGCGGTACGTTTATCTTGCCTACCCGGACTGTTTCACGACGTGTCGGGACCACAGCGACGGGGGATCGAATCGGCGGACTCGCCGGACGGCAGTCGGTCGATCCAGCCGGCAGAACGCGTCACGACGGACAGGACTCACACCCGATGACCGACGGACCGACGACCGCGGACAACGGGGTGTCATCCGTGGCAGAATCCGAGGACCCACTCGACCTCTACGGCCACCGCATCGTCCCCGACGCCAAGCGGGCGGGCTCGGTGCGCCGGTGGCGGTGTCTCGACTGCGAGGCGGCCGCCGCCGACGCCGAGGCGTACCTCGAGGTCGACTGCGAGGCCGACCGGTGACCGACTCCGGTGCCGCCGCTGGGGACGATCGTTCGAAGGGGAAGGAGCGGCTGGTTCGCGTATAGCGCGACGTCGCTCGGTGGAGCGTCCACCCAGTCACCCAGCCGGCTCTTCCGTCGACTCCCGGGACGCTGATAAAGTCGCGGCAACCGGAGTGAAAGTGTCTCCGCTCTCGAACCGCGCCACACAGTTGCAGCGCGACTTCCTCACTGCCAGTCGAGATTAGCTGCGCGATACGGAGGTCGGTTTCGCGACTATTGGCCGAGCATCGGAACCTATTCACCAAATATATTATATTATCGGGATTGTAGATAGTTACCAACTGGTTCCCCACATCCGAGACACAACCATCCGGTAATTTGGTGCTACCTCAGAAAAGCGATCTGACATAGATGCCAATATATAATATTCATTATCTATTTTCCCAGTGCTGTGACACGCCGTAAAACCACTTCAACAGGCCTCTCACCACTGGTAAGGTTTCTGGTGGTAACGGAACGGTAACTCCGGAGATAGAATTATATCCCCCCACTCGCAATACTGGAGTCCCACGAG includes:
- a CDS encoding Cdc6/Cdc18 family protein, translated to MDDNQEPRPNIDSVDGDGESQDRAAGAEETSASADVDADLDRGLFEDLDAGGDPDEVDLEGTDDSGLFDELLSGEPIFDQKEVLRPSYTPNQLPHRNDQINDIATILVSALRGDTPSNILVYGKTGTGKTASARFVSQELKQTSKDYPVPCEVEYINCEVTDTQYRVLAQLANQFIEDNLQRLESEIETLEELLESEASEELSERGYESPQAARERIRELESYRESQETVPMTGWPTDRVYSEFFEAVDFYQRVVVIMLDEIDKLVEKSGDDTLYNLSRMNSDLENSRVSIIGISNDLKFTEFLDPRVKSSLGEEEIVFPPYDAEQLTDILRQRADIAFKDEVLSEEVIPLCSAFAAQEHGDARRALDLLRTAGELAERSQDELVYEHHVREAQEKIELNRIVEAVRTLPQQSKLILLSIITLEEEGEENINTGEVFNVYKRICEEVDADVLTQRRVTDLISELDMLGIVNAVVVSKGRYGRTKEISLSVPMDETKAVLTSDSRLAEYEDS